From the genome of Vibrio navarrensis, one region includes:
- the radC gene encoding RadC family protein produces the protein MSLKNLPSESMPREKLLSRGPQSLSDAELLAIFLRTGTQGMNVIELADVLLRDFGSLRKLFSANQQEFCRHKGLGEAKYVQLQAVIEMTQRYLGETLQRGDALTSPHHTKLYLSSILRDRQREAFYLLFLDNQHRVIKDEVMFEGTIDSASVYPREVVKRALYHNAAAVILAHNHPSGVAEPSQADRRITQRLSDALALVDIRVLDHFVVGDGEVVSFAERGWLSV, from the coding sequence ATGAGCCTGAAAAACCTACCGAGTGAATCCATGCCACGGGAGAAGCTGCTCTCCCGGGGCCCGCAATCCTTGTCCGATGCCGAACTGTTGGCGATCTTCCTGCGTACCGGCACGCAAGGGATGAACGTGATTGAACTGGCCGATGTTCTGCTGCGTGATTTTGGGTCGCTGCGCAAGCTGTTTTCAGCGAACCAGCAAGAGTTTTGTCGCCACAAAGGGCTGGGGGAAGCCAAGTATGTGCAGCTACAGGCGGTGATTGAGATGACGCAGCGCTACTTAGGCGAAACCTTGCAACGCGGCGACGCGCTGACCAGTCCCCATCACACCAAACTCTATCTTTCCTCTATATTGCGCGATCGACAGCGCGAAGCTTTTTACTTGCTGTTTCTCGATAACCAACACCGGGTGATTAAAGACGAGGTGATGTTTGAAGGCACCATTGATTCGGCGTCTGTCTATCCGCGAGAAGTGGTCAAACGGGCCCTCTACCACAATGCGGCGGCGGTGATTTTGGCGCACAATCACCCATCCGGTGTGGCCGAGCCAAGCCAAGCGGACAGACGGATAACCCAGCGCCTCAGTGATGCCTTGGCGCTAGTTGATATTCGTGTGTTGGATCACTTTGTGGTGGGGGATGGCGAGGTGGTTTCATTTGCCGAACGAGGGTGGCTATCCGTGTGA
- the rpmB gene encoding 50S ribosomal protein L28 — protein sequence MSRVCQVTGKRPAVGNNRSHARNATKRRFLPNLQTHRFWVESEKRFVKLRLTAKGMRIIDKKGIDVVLADMRARGENV from the coding sequence ATGTCCCGAGTATGCCAAGTAACTGGTAAGCGTCCTGCAGTTGGTAACAACCGCTCACACGCACGAAATGCTACTAAGCGTCGTTTTCTGCCGAACCTACAAACTCATCGTTTCTGGGTAGAGAGCGAAAAACGTTTTGTTAAACTACGCCTGACTGCTAAAGGCATGCGCATCATCGACAAAAAAGGTATCGATGTTGTTCTAGCTGATATGCGTGCACGTGGCGAGAACGTTTAA
- the rpmG gene encoding 50S ribosomal protein L33: MAKKGIREKIRLVSTADTGHFYTTDKNKRNMPGKFEIKKFDPVVRKHVVYKEAKIK; this comes from the coding sequence ATGGCTAAGAAAGGCATTCGTGAGAAAATTCGTCTAGTATCAACTGCTGATACTGGTCACTTCTACACAACTGACAAAAACAAGCGCAACATGCCAGGCAAATTCGAGATCAAAAAATTTGATCCAGTAGTTCGCAAGCACGTTGTATACAAAGAAGCGAAAATCAAGTAA
- a CDS encoding IS1182 family transposase yields the protein MSNSRNWEPPTALSKKEQFICKKLKQTGKLFVFLRTNRHLIINEEINHKLMSMYADHPRGKPAVPAALLAMATILQAYEQKSDAGATLEAMFDQRWQMVLDCLGSEESPFSQGTLCDFRHRLIAHDMDVVLLEHTVNVAREVGGFSHVQLRVALDSAPLQGAGRVEDTFNLVGHALELVVNCAAQIKMISEEELIEECGLKLVGKSSVKAALDIDWSDKNEKHQAVETLQNDVDALKQWLEKQPSAFIKHKGLEESLALLAKVLEQNIDPDPDGNGPKVKEGSVPDRQISISDSTMRHGRKSSSRTISGFKQHIAVDLDNKLILATCVRPANEPEHKASEYLKPKVNAYGEVKQIQIDRGYLAAHWTTELYEAGKEVVAKPWTPPSKSALSKNAFQIDLVEGSVMCPAGKVAMIKSGKVTQARFKSTECNACPKKADCTTSEKGRKIKIHEQEAMLQKLQKYVSTSQGRADARERVKVEHSLASICNRKGPRARYRGLRLNEYDLNRTAAITNLHIAMSLAA from the coding sequence ATGTCTAATTCTAGAAACTGGGAACCACCAACTGCTCTTTCCAAAAAAGAGCAGTTTATTTGCAAAAAGTTAAAACAGACCGGAAAACTGTTTGTGTTCTTACGCACCAATCGTCATCTCATCATTAATGAAGAGATTAATCATAAGCTTATGTCGATGTATGCTGACCACCCAAGAGGAAAGCCTGCTGTTCCGGCCGCTCTTTTAGCTATGGCAACGATTCTCCAAGCATACGAGCAAAAATCGGATGCCGGAGCGACATTAGAAGCGATGTTTGACCAACGTTGGCAAATGGTACTGGACTGTCTAGGGAGCGAGGAATCGCCATTTTCACAAGGCACCTTATGTGATTTTCGTCATCGTTTAATTGCGCACGATATGGATGTAGTTTTACTTGAACATACCGTAAATGTCGCTCGTGAAGTTGGAGGTTTTAGTCATGTTCAGCTCAGAGTGGCCCTAGACTCAGCGCCACTACAGGGCGCTGGTCGAGTTGAAGATACGTTCAATTTAGTGGGACATGCTCTTGAATTAGTCGTCAACTGTGCTGCACAAATAAAGATGATCTCAGAAGAAGAACTCATCGAAGAATGTGGTCTAAAACTGGTAGGAAAAAGCAGTGTCAAAGCGGCGTTAGACATTGATTGGTCAGATAAAAACGAGAAGCATCAAGCCGTTGAAACCTTGCAAAATGATGTTGACGCTCTGAAGCAGTGGTTAGAAAAACAACCCTCCGCCTTTATTAAGCATAAAGGGCTGGAAGAGAGCCTCGCTTTACTTGCAAAAGTTTTGGAACAGAATATAGACCCCGACCCGGACGGAAATGGGCCTAAAGTAAAAGAGGGTTCGGTGCCGGATAGGCAAATCTCTATCTCAGACTCAACCATGCGCCATGGACGAAAATCAAGCTCAAGGACGATTAGCGGGTTTAAGCAACATATTGCTGTCGACTTAGACAACAAGCTGATATTAGCGACCTGTGTCCGTCCTGCCAATGAACCGGAGCACAAGGCGTCGGAGTACTTAAAACCCAAAGTCAATGCTTACGGTGAAGTTAAACAAATTCAAATAGATAGGGGTTATTTAGCTGCTCACTGGACAACGGAGCTGTACGAAGCAGGAAAAGAGGTTGTTGCAAAACCATGGACACCGCCATCCAAGAGCGCACTGAGTAAAAACGCCTTCCAAATTGACTTGGTTGAAGGCAGTGTCATGTGCCCAGCAGGGAAAGTTGCCATGATAAAGTCTGGAAAAGTAACGCAAGCCCGTTTTAAATCAACGGAATGCAACGCTTGTCCGAAAAAAGCAGATTGTACGACATCAGAGAAAGGTCGAAAAATTAAAATACACGAGCAGGAAGCGATGCTGCAAAAACTTCAGAAGTACGTAAGTACGTCTCAAGGTCGGGCTGATGCTAGAGAGCGGGTCAAAGTAGAGCACTCTCTAGCATCAATCTGCAACCGCAAAGGTCCTAGAGCAAGGTACCGAGGCTTGCGGCTAAATGAATATGATTTAAACAGAACGGCAGCTATTACCAACCTGCATATAGCGATGAGTTTGGCTGCTTAA
- a CDS encoding IS1182 family transposase yields the protein MSNSRNWEPPTALSKKEQFICKKLKQTGKLFVFLRTNRHLIINEEINHKLMSMYADHPRGKPAVPAALLAMATILQAYEQKSDAGATLEAMFDQRWQMVLDCLGSEESPFSQGTLCDFRHRLIAHDMDVVLLEHTVNVAREVGGFSHVQLRVALDSAPLQGAGRVEDTFNLVGHALELVVNCAAQIKMISEEELIEECGLKLVGKSSVKAALDIDWSDKNEKHQAVETLQNDVDALKQWLEKQPSAFIKHKGLEESLALLAKVLEQNIDPDPDGNGPKVKEGSVPDRQISISDSTMRHGRKSSSRTISGFKQHIAVDLDNKLILATCVRPANEPEHKASEYLKPKVNAYGEVKQIQIDRGYLAAHWTTELYEAGKEVVAKPWTPPSKSALSKNAFQIDLVEGSVMCPAGKVAMIKSGKVTQARFKSTECNACPKKADCTTSEKGRKIKIHEQEAMLQKLQKYVSTSQGRADARERVKVEHSLASICNRKGPRARYRGLRLNEYDLNRTAAITNLHIAMSLAA from the coding sequence ATGTCTAATTCTAGAAACTGGGAACCACCAACTGCTCTTTCCAAAAAAGAGCAGTTTATTTGCAAAAAGTTAAAACAGACCGGAAAACTGTTTGTGTTCTTACGCACCAATCGTCATCTCATCATTAATGAAGAGATTAATCATAAGCTTATGTCGATGTATGCTGACCACCCAAGAGGAAAGCCTGCTGTTCCGGCCGCTCTTTTAGCTATGGCAACGATTCTCCAAGCATACGAGCAAAAATCGGATGCCGGAGCGACATTAGAAGCGATGTTTGACCAACGTTGGCAAATGGTACTGGACTGTCTAGGGAGCGAGGAATCGCCATTTTCACAAGGCACCTTATGTGATTTTCGTCATCGTTTAATTGCGCACGATATGGATGTAGTTTTACTTGAACATACTGTAAATGTCGCTCGTGAAGTTGGAGGTTTTAGTCATGTTCAGCTCAGAGTGGCCCTAGACTCAGCGCCACTACAGGGCGCTGGTCGAGTTGAAGATACGTTCAATTTAGTGGGACATGCTCTTGAATTAGTCGTCAATTGTGCTGCACAAATAAAGATGATCTCAGAAGAAGAACTCATCGAAGAATGTGGTCTAAAACTGGTAGGAAAAAGCAGTGTCAAAGCGGCGTTAGACATTGATTGGTCAGATAAAAACGAGAAGCATCAAGCCGTTGAAACCTTGCAAAATGATGTTGACGCTCTGAAGCAGTGGTTAGAAAAACAACCCTCCGCCTTTATTAAGCATAAAGGGCTGGAAGAGAGCCTCGCTTTACTTGCAAAAGTTTTGGAACAGAATATAGACCCCGACCCGGACGGAAATGGGCCTAAAGTAAAAGAGGGTTCGGTGCCGGATAGGCAAATCTCTATCTCAGACTCAACCATGCGCCATGGACGAAAATCAAGCTCAAGGACGATTAGCGGGTTTAAGCAACATATTGCTGTCGACTTAGACAACAAGCTGATATTAGCGACCTGTGTCCGTCCTGCCAATGAACCGGAGCACAAGGCGTCGGAGTACTTAAAACCCAAAGTCAATGCTTACGGTGAAGTTAAACAAATTCAAATAGATAGGGGTTATTTAGCTGCTCACTGGACAACGGAGCTGTACGAAGCAGGAAAAGAGGTTGTTGCAAAACCATGGACACCGCCATCCAAGAGCGCACTGAGTAAAAACGCCTTCCAAATTGACTTGGTTGAAGGCAGTGTCATGTGCCCAGCAGGGAAAGTTGCCATGATAAAGTCTGGAAAAGTAACGCAAGCCCGTTTTAAATCAACGGAATGCAACGCTTGTCCGAAAAAAGCAGATTGTACGACATCAGAGAAAGGTCGAAAAATTAAAATACACGAGCAGGAAGCGATGCTGCAAAAGCTTCAGAAGTACGTAAGTACGTCTCAAGGTCGGGCTGATGCTAGAGAGCGGGTCAAAGTAGAGCACTCTCTAGCATCAATCTGCAACCGCAAAGGTCCTAGAGCAAGGTACCGAGGCTTGCGGCTAAATGAATATGATTTAAACAGAACGGCAGCTATTACCAACCTGCATATAGCGATGAGTTTGGCTGCTTAA
- the mutM gene encoding bifunctional DNA-formamidopyrimidine glycosylase/DNA-(apurinic or apyrimidinic site) lyase, with amino-acid sequence MPELPEVEVSRMGITPHLNQQTIRRFTFRTAKLRWDIPLELKRLEGQVIDAIKRRAKYLLIETAAGSAIVHLGMSGSLRVLDAELPAGKHDHVDLLLTNGKVLRYNDPRRFGAWLYVEPGQSHEVLDKLGPEPLTDDFHAEYMQQRALGKRVAVKQFIMDNKIVVGVGNIYASESLFRARILPTRPAMSLSAEQWQCLVSHIKHTLQTAIEQGGTTLKDFSQADGKPGYFAQELQVYGKAGEACPVCGESIQELKIGQRNTFFCLECQS; translated from the coding sequence ATGCCTGAACTACCGGAAGTTGAAGTCAGCAGAATGGGGATTACCCCGCATTTAAATCAGCAAACCATTCGCCGTTTCACTTTTCGTACCGCCAAATTGCGTTGGGACATTCCACTAGAATTAAAGCGGCTGGAAGGGCAAGTGATTGACGCCATTAAGCGCCGTGCCAAATACCTGCTGATTGAAACCGCAGCAGGCTCAGCGATTGTCCATTTGGGCATGTCGGGTTCACTGCGCGTTTTGGACGCCGAACTCCCCGCGGGCAAACACGATCACGTCGATCTGCTACTGACAAATGGCAAAGTGCTGCGCTACAACGATCCGCGACGCTTCGGCGCTTGGCTGTATGTCGAGCCGGGTCAGTCACATGAGGTTTTAGACAAGTTGGGGCCAGAACCGCTCACCGATGATTTTCACGCCGAGTATATGCAGCAAAGGGCGCTAGGTAAGCGCGTGGCGGTGAAGCAGTTTATTATGGACAATAAAATCGTGGTCGGGGTGGGTAATATTTACGCCAGTGAATCGCTGTTTCGCGCCCGTATTCTGCCAACACGACCAGCGATGTCACTCAGTGCCGAGCAGTGGCAATGCTTGGTCAGCCACATCAAACACACCTTGCAAACGGCGATTGAGCAAGGGGGTACCACACTGAAAGATTTCTCCCAAGCCGATGGGAAACCCGGTTACTTTGCCCAAGAGCTGCAAGTGTATGGTAAAGCGGGGGAAGCCTGTCCAGTGTGCGGTGAGTCGATTCAAGAGCTGAAAATCGGTCAGCGCAATACCTTTTTCTGCCTTGAATGCCAGAGTTAA